In a genomic window of Glycine max cultivar Williams 82 chromosome 13, Glycine_max_v4.0, whole genome shotgun sequence:
- the LOC106795662 gene encoding uncharacterized protein — protein sequence MRNVSKNRFLTCFRPVVDIDDMLEPKAAVVDDSASCRFACIPVADKHDAKNSTTKATLSDQDMLAQNWIVVPRPQKRTFSKIIKADLFLLNTRARNKNLDGQGCFGSKRDYSAYTESSSTGDEKKQAFVGTNIQKIKPPEWSSSISSSNSPESKNESPKDQVEKQKKFRCLGIYWVLVSLVVTVFWGKVNVTIWTSLLLCFFSIWNGICCWKKEVLKLRNAESKAHKNSRRDRNGRSGRNKGTFVMGIESFT from the exons ATGAGAAACGTTTCAAAGAATAGGTTCTTAACCTGTTTCCGTCCTGTGGTTGACATAGATGACATGCTCGAGCCTAAAGCTGCTGTTGTTGATGATTCTGCTAGTTGTCGTTTTGCATGTATCCCGGTTGCAGACAAACATGACGCCAAAAATTCAACGACCAAAGCCACGCTTTCTGACCAAGATATGTTAGCACAGAATTGGATTGTCGTGCCTCGTCCTCAAAAACGAACGTTTTCTAAGATAATTAAAGCCGATTTGTTTTTATTG AATACAAGAGCACGCAATAAAAATCTTGATGGCCAAGGTTGTTTTGGGTCAAAGCGTGATTATTCGGCATACACAGAAAGTTCATCAACCGGTGATGAGAAGAAACAAGCTTTTGTGGGCACCAACATTCAGAAAATCAAGCCCCCAGAATGGTCTTCGTCGATTTCATCTTCAAATTCGCCCGAATCAAAGAACGAGTCCCCTAAAGACCAAGTAGAGAAGCAAAAGAAGTTTCGGTGCTTAGGAATATACTGGGTTCTTGTAAGCTTAGTGGTTACGGTCTTTTGGGGTAAGGTCAATGTTACTATCTGGACATCATTATTGTTATGTTTTTTCTCTATTTGGAACGGAATCTGTTGCTGGAAAAAAGAGGTTCTCAAGTTGCGGAACGCAGAATCCAAAGCACACAAGAATAGCCGTAGGGACCGTAATGGAAGGAGTGGTCGAAACAAAGGAACGTTCGTAATGGGCATTGAATCTTTTACGTGA